The nucleotide window GCAAAGGCCTCATTCTTTTCGCCTTTGGGAAAAAGTCCTTCTCCATCGAACGTATTACTCATGTCCATTCTCCCGGACCGGTTTTCATATTTCAGAGACTGCCACGAAATGCCGCTTGCCGCCCCCGGCAACACCAGGGACGGCAAACGACGCTAGGGGGGACTATTTCAGCGCCTTGGTAAAGAAGCCGTCCAGCTTGTCCCAAGGGATCAGGTCCACGCGATCGTAAAGATCCACGTGATTCGCTCCGGGAACGACCACCAGCTCCTTCGGCTCGGCCGCCGCCTCATACGCATCCTCGGTGAAGTAACGTGAGTGAGCGTTCTCACCCATGATAAACAGGATGGGACGCGGAGAGATTGACTCGATGCGGTCCAGCAGCTTGTAGTTCATGAAGGCCATGTCGCTGGTCATGGTGAAGTGGGTCGTGGAGCGGGGATGATGGCCGCGATCCGTCTTGTAGTACCCGTAAAACTCGCGGGTGATGGGGTCGGTGTCCTCGTCAATGGTTTCAGGCAGGCCGAGCGTTTTGGTTTCGGCCCCGGCGTATTCCTTCCAACGCTGTTCACCCAGCTGTTCGAGGTAGGCGTTGCGCTCTTCCTCGGTCCAGGAATCCTTCCAGCCATTGGCCTTGACCCGGCTCATGTCGTACATGCTCACCGTGGCCACGGCCTTGATGCGGGGGTCCACCTGCGCCGCGCTCAGGGAGAAACCGCCGCTGCCGCAAATGCCGATGATCCCGATCTTTTCACGGTTCACGTAAGGGCGGGTCCCCATGTAGTCCACGGCTGCGTGGAAGTCCTCCACGAATCCCTCTACCGACGAAATCTGGCGCGGAAAACCGCCGCTCTCGCCGTTATAGGACTCGTCAAAGGCGATGGTGACGAAGCCTCTTTCCGCCATGGCCTGCGCATAAATGCCGGCGCCCTGCTCCTTGACGCCGCCATAGGGCGTCCCCACGATGAGCGCGGCATAGTCCTTGGACGCATCAAAGTCCTTGGGTTTGAACATGTCGGCCGAAATATAGATTCCGAACCTGTTGTGAAACTCGACTTTCTCGTGAATCACCTTATCGCTCAGTGGGTATGTCTTATCCCAGTACATATCGTTCTCCGCGCAGGCTATGGTTGCAATCAGGACCAGAGTCAGGGTCGACATAATGGTCTTCATCATCTTGATCATCGAAACGCTATTTTTCATTGCGACCTCCAGTGAGAAGGCGTTTACGTTTCTCCGCGCTAAAGCGCGGAACGGAATATCCCG belongs to Desulfovibrio oxyclinae DSM 11498 and includes:
- a CDS encoding alpha/beta hydrolase, whose translation is MKNSVSMIKMMKTIMSTLTLVLIATIACAENDMYWDKTYPLSDKVIHEKVEFHNRFGIYISADMFKPKDFDASKDYAALIVGTPYGGVKEQGAGIYAQAMAERGFVTIAFDESYNGESGGFPRQISSVEGFVEDFHAAVDYMGTRPYVNREKIGIIGICGSGGFSLSAAQVDPRIKAVATVSMYDMSRVKANGWKDSWTEEERNAYLEQLGEQRWKEYAGAETKTLGLPETIDEDTDPITREFYGYYKTDRGHHPRSTTHFTMTSDMAFMNYKLLDRIESISPRPILFIMGENAHSRYFTEDAYEAAAEPKELVVVPGANHVDLYDRVDLIPWDKLDGFFTKALK